Proteins encoded within one genomic window of Triticum aestivum cultivar Chinese Spring chromosome 2D, IWGSC CS RefSeq v2.1, whole genome shotgun sequence:
- the LOC123049154 gene encoding homeobox protein Hox-A13-like has translation MDSPPAGNVAHPLAAAAAAGNNVANPPAAAATAAANNVANPPPAAAAAANIAANPPAAAAANNVLDHLAAMEAAAANNVANFQAQQAAAAAAAAAAADAAAVAAAAALERRRKEDKDCACLCCVYIFGVLLFFAVMILLTSKPWNRG, from the exons ATGGACAGTCCTCCGGCCGGCAACGTGGCCCATCctctggcagcggcggcggcggcgggcaacaaTGTGGCCaaccctccggcggcggcggcgacagcagcAGCAAACAACGTGGCCAaccctcctccggcggcggcggcagctgcaaACATCGCGGCCAATCctccggcggcggcagcagcaaacAACGTGCTCGATCATCTGGCGGCGATGGAGGCAGCAGCAGCAAACAACGTGGCCAATTTTCAGGCGCAGcaagcagcagcggcagcagcggcggcggcggcggcg GATGCTGCTGCAGTGGCTGCCGCTGCAGCGCTGGAGCGGCGCCGCAAGGAAGACAAGGATTGTGCGTGCTTGTGCTGTGTGTACATCTTCGGCGTGCTGCTCTTCTTTGCTGTCATGATTCTGCTGACGTCCAAGCCATGGAATCGAGGCTAG
- the LOC123049155 gene encoding myc-associated zinc finger protein, translating into MDNPPAGNVVNPPAAAAAGNNVADPPPPPAAAAAADIVADPPPAAAAAAAANNVANPPAAAGPAAVDARWKKEDKTHAIIILVAAAIALLLVVLLIIHPWKK; encoded by the exons ATGGACAATCCTCCGGCCGGCAACGTGGTCAATCCTCCGGCAGCTGCGGCGGCGGGCAACAACGTGgccgatcctcctcctcctccggcggcggcagcagcagcagacatCGTAGCCGatcctcctccggcggcggcggcggcagcagcagcaaacaaCGTGGCCAATCCTCCAGCGGCGGCG GGTCCTGCTGCAGTGGATGCCCGGTGGAAGAAGGAGGACAAGACGCATGCCATCATAATTCTGGTCGCTGCGGCGATCGCTCTGCTTCTTGTGGTGCTGTTGATTATCCATCCGTGGAAGAAGTAG
- the LOC123052473 gene encoding putative syntaxin-131, which yields MSDLPPAAAMGGERDIELGLPTTNTTSGYTLQHILEDIRQFSTLLGSTPTMLHKLEEANKELKSAAESAAVKEIKGRMEKDMDEAVKMARIMKEKLIRIFQGVLVPVLNNMSTGHAYPGLTVPMTLDPSTLSIITALKIKLKERKKDLENLGKAMQEEYIEVVQSRIFTVTGVKLSDEVIRVIDTSSIMQMFEHRVHGIGPEQASAIGEEIKERRAAAMDLGKKNAEVQKNFREMLALVKAQEKIVKALSQSAEARARSAAEELARARSRVQELREEMEETKLLIALVVILFLLCIVAVTLGISG from the exons ATGAGCGATCTcccgccggcggcggcgatggggggcGAGCGGGACATCGAGCTGGGCCTTCCCACCACCAACACCACATCAGGCTACACGCTTCAGCACATTCTCGAAGATATCCGCCAGTTCTCGACGCTGCTGGGCAGCACGCCCACGATGCTTCACAAGCTCGAG GAAGCCAACAAGGAGTTGAAATCGGCCGCTGAATCTGCTGCAGTGAAAG AAATCAAGGGGCGCATGGAGAAAGACATGGATGAGGCGGTGAAGATGGCGCGGATCATGAAAGAGAAGCTAATCAGAATCTTCCAAGGCGTGCTGGTTCCAGTTCTGAACAATATGTCAACCGGTCATGCATATCCAGGGCTCACTGTTCCTATGACCCTGGATCCGTCAACGCTGTCCATCATCAC GGCACTGAAGATAAAGCttaaggaaagaaagaaagatctTGAG AATCTGGGAAAAGCTATGCAGGAAGAGTACATAGAAGTGGTTCAGAGCAGGATTTTCACAG TCACCGGAGTAAAGCTCTCTGATGAG GTGATTCGCGTGATCGACACCAGCAGCATCATGCAGATGTTTGAGCACAGAGTCCATGGAATAGGTCCAGAGCAG GCCAGCGCCATAGGGGAGGAAATCAAGGAGCGGCGTGCTGCGGCCATGGATCTCGGCAAGAAGAATGCTGAGGTGCAAAAG AATTTCAGGGAGATGCTGGCGCTTGTCAAAGCGCAGGAGAAAATAGTCAAGGCACTGAGTCAG AGTGCTGAGGCCCGTGCACGATCTGCTGCGGAGGAGCTGGCCCGTGCGCGATCTAGGGTCCAGGAACTGCGCGAGGAGATGGAGGAGACAAAGCTGCTCATCGCACTGGTTGTGATCCTCTTCTTGTTGTGCATCGTCGCGGTTACCCTCGGAATCTCCGGCTGA